A portion of the Adhaeribacter radiodurans genome contains these proteins:
- a CDS encoding SusD/RagB family nutrient-binding outer membrane lipoprotein: MKKTFLYLALASVLLAPACSEDHLDEVNTNPNAANASQFNPNFLLADAQLGFSNTGYAQLLYQATGIQALASTYNYYGNGDKYVNAGNFTDYQGRIFNDGYSSLSRLNQAILIANTQDPARFKNVIAISNIMRVLIFQRITDTYGDIPYTEALQAAEGVTAPKYDKQQDIYMDLLPKLEAAINSLDAAAPKPTGDLIYAGDVAKWKKFGYSLMVRVAMRLTKVDPAAAQSWTEKAAASGTFASTADNGFIITDAANGDTQNSTTGALLTPDDFREVRWSKTLIDYLKAQNDPRLGVIGEIPQAGAINNANQGLTGNTSAAVQVGMPNGYDLSGGAFDIRKHPNYPGGTGTGTDVAPLGNYSRPRVNVYMKRNGANFILTYAETEFLLAEAATRGWNVGGTAAEHYANGLRGAMQSLTQLDAAATVNDAAISTYVTANPLSTENPLKQINEQYWLEASTTFNFIEGWFNWRRSGYPELTPVNYPGNVTNATIPRRMIYPASEISNNPAGLQSGVANLQGGDLLTSRVWWDK, from the coding sequence ATGAAAAAGACTTTTCTATATTTAGCACTTGCTTCGGTACTGTTGGCCCCGGCTTGTTCCGAGGACCATTTAGACGAAGTAAATACGAATCCGAACGCTGCTAATGCTTCTCAGTTTAATCCTAACTTTTTGCTGGCCGATGCGCAGCTAGGTTTCTCTAACACGGGTTACGCGCAGTTATTGTATCAGGCAACGGGTATTCAGGCTTTAGCTAGTACGTACAATTATTATGGCAACGGTGACAAATACGTGAACGCTGGTAACTTTACCGATTACCAGGGCCGTATTTTTAATGATGGCTATTCCTCATTAAGCCGCTTAAATCAAGCCATTTTAATCGCGAACACTCAGGACCCAGCTCGTTTTAAAAATGTGATTGCTATCAGCAATATCATGCGGGTGTTGATTTTTCAGCGGATTACAGATACCTACGGCGACATTCCCTATACCGAAGCTTTACAAGCGGCTGAAGGTGTAACCGCACCGAAATACGATAAGCAGCAGGATATTTACATGGACTTGTTGCCGAAACTGGAAGCGGCCATAAACAGCCTGGATGCGGCGGCTCCTAAGCCAACCGGCGATCTTATTTATGCCGGTGATGTAGCCAAATGGAAAAAGTTTGGTTATTCTTTAATGGTTCGGGTAGCCATGCGTTTAACGAAAGTTGATCCGGCCGCGGCGCAATCCTGGACCGAAAAAGCAGCGGCATCCGGTACCTTTGCCAGCACCGCTGATAACGGTTTTATTATTACTGATGCGGCAAACGGCGATACGCAAAACAGCACCACCGGCGCACTACTTACTCCTGATGATTTCCGGGAAGTAAGATGGAGCAAAACCTTAATCGACTACTTAAAGGCACAAAACGATCCGCGTTTAGGCGTAATCGGTGAGATTCCGCAAGCGGGTGCCATTAACAACGCGAACCAAGGCTTAACCGGCAACACCAGCGCCGCAGTGCAGGTGGGTATGCCAAATGGTTACGATTTATCCGGAGGCGCTTTCGATATCCGGAAACACCCGAATTATCCAGGAGGAACTGGTACGGGTACCGACGTTGCCCCCTTGGGTAACTATTCTCGTCCGCGGGTAAATGTTTACATGAAACGGAATGGGGCAAACTTTATTCTGACTTACGCCGAAACCGAGTTCTTATTAGCGGAAGCGGCTACCCGGGGCTGGAACGTGGGCGGAACCGCAGCTGAACATTACGCAAATGGTTTACGTGGTGCCATGCAGTCGCTTACTCAGTTAGATGCCGCGGCAACTGTTAACGATGCTGCTATTTCCACTTACGTAACAGCCAATCCATTAAGCACGGAGAACCCGCTGAAGCAGATTAACGAACAATACTGGCTCGAAGCATCTACTACCTTTAACTTTATCGAAGGTTGGTTTAATTGGCGTCGTTCCGGTTACCCCGAGTTAACTCCGGTAAATTACCCTGGTAATGTTACCAATGCTACTATACCGCGCCGTATGATTTATCCGGCTTCGGAAATTTCAAACAACCCGGCCGGTTTACAATCGGGAGTTGCCAACCTGCAAGGCGGCGATTTACTTACCTCACGGGTTTGGTGGGATAAATAA
- a CDS encoding LacI family DNA-binding transcriptional regulator — MEKKNIRIKDIAQLAGVSSGTVDRVLHNRGKVSEEALQKVLQTLKEIDYKPNLIARTLGTKKNFRIAVIIPDPSLDEYWAHSELGVRQAITDWHQYDVQIKTYFFDLYHKHSFEQVTHSVFHAKPDGVVIAPIFYHEALPFLQQCQANKIPFTVFNTNIPEVAPLSFIGQNLYESGRVAAELMCLGNLTEGIFAILHINEDSVNSIHLLDKQKGFEEYVQEKKLPDVKIKVLNIKDTEDPKDTKGIHELLLDDTLAGVYVTTSKGVSFIAELLYQKKQKAPRLIGYDLLPENIKYLEAGTISFLINQNAKHQTFLGVQQLVNYLFLKKEPPQNNLLPLEIITKENLSSYLRSAVPHF; from the coding sequence ATGGAAAAGAAGAACATAAGAATTAAAGATATTGCACAATTAGCCGGCGTTTCCAGCGGCACCGTTGACCGGGTACTACACAACCGGGGGAAAGTTTCGGAGGAAGCCTTGCAGAAAGTTCTTCAGACTTTAAAAGAAATTGATTATAAACCTAACTTAATAGCGCGAACCCTAGGAACTAAAAAGAATTTCCGGATTGCCGTTATTATACCGGACCCGAGCTTAGACGAATATTGGGCTCATTCGGAGCTTGGTGTCCGGCAGGCAATAACGGATTGGCACCAATACGACGTTCAGATTAAAACTTACTTTTTCGACTTGTACCATAAGCATTCTTTCGAGCAAGTAACCCATTCCGTTTTTCACGCCAAACCCGACGGAGTAGTAATTGCCCCTATTTTTTACCACGAAGCTTTACCTTTTTTGCAGCAATGTCAGGCAAATAAAATTCCGTTTACAGTTTTCAATACCAATATTCCGGAAGTAGCCCCTTTAAGTTTTATTGGCCAGAATTTATACGAAAGCGGGCGGGTAGCCGCCGAACTAATGTGTTTAGGCAACTTAACAGAAGGCATTTTTGCCATTTTACATATTAACGAAGACAGCGTTAATTCCATTCACCTCCTGGACAAGCAAAAAGGTTTTGAGGAGTATGTACAAGAAAAAAAATTACCTGATGTTAAAATAAAAGTTTTAAATATTAAGGATACCGAAGATCCAAAAGACACCAAAGGTATTCATGAATTATTGTTAGATGATACTTTAGCGGGAGTGTATGTTACAACTTCCAAAGGTGTATCGTTTATTGCTGAATTGTTATACCAGAAAAAGCAAAAAGCGCCCAGGCTAATTGGCTACGATTTGTTGCCGGAAAATATTAAATACCTGGAAGCCGGAACAATTAGTTTTTTGATTAATCAGAATGCCAAACACCAAACTTTTTTAGGTGTTCAGCAATTGGTAAATTATTTATTTCTAAAAAAAGAACCGCCACAAAATAACCTGCTCCCCCTGGAAATTATAACCAAGGAAAATCTAAGTTCCTATCTTCGGTCAGCGGTTCCCCATTTTTAA
- the rhaT gene encoding L-rhamnose/proton symporter RhaT — translation MQVILGLLYHFIGGFASGSFYIPYNKVKKWAWESYWLVGGFFSWLIVPPLGAALTAPGYLETLTTTESSTLFYTYLMGLLWGIGGLTFGLTMRYLGLSLGMAIVLGFCAAFGTLIPPVFYEFFGRSGNAKTITELLSTTSGLVIFAGVLLCLVGIGICGKAGTLKEKELSAEQKTANIKEFNFPKGLIVAIFSGVLSAFMSFGYETGKPIAEATVARGIDPLWQNNPTLVVILLGGLTTNFIWCLYLNIRNKTGGDYINTQTPLAKNYLFSAIAGTTWYLQFFFYGMGESLFSANGLGFSSWTLHMAFIIIVSNIWGIYFNEWKGASPRTMRVIILGIATVIASTMVVGYGNYLAS, via the coding sequence ATGCAGGTTATTCTCGGACTCTTATATCATTTTATCGGCGGTTTTGCCTCGGGCAGTTTTTATATACCTTACAATAAAGTAAAAAAGTGGGCCTGGGAAAGTTATTGGTTAGTGGGTGGTTTCTTTTCCTGGTTAATTGTGCCTCCCCTGGGAGCCGCACTAACTGCGCCCGGTTATTTAGAAACTTTAACCACTACCGAGAGTTCTACTTTATTCTACACCTACCTGATGGGCTTGCTCTGGGGAATTGGTGGTTTAACTTTTGGCTTAACCATGCGGTACTTGGGGCTTTCGTTGGGAATGGCTATTGTACTAGGATTTTGCGCCGCTTTCGGCACCCTTATTCCGCCGGTATTTTATGAATTTTTTGGCAGATCGGGTAACGCTAAAACCATAACCGAATTATTAAGCACTACCTCCGGGCTGGTTATTTTTGCGGGAGTTTTATTGTGTTTAGTAGGTATTGGCATTTGCGGTAAAGCGGGTACTTTAAAAGAAAAAGAATTATCTGCTGAACAAAAAACCGCTAATATCAAGGAATTTAACTTTCCTAAAGGGTTAATCGTAGCCATTTTTTCGGGAGTACTAAGCGCTTTTATGTCCTTTGGTTACGAAACGGGTAAACCCATTGCCGAAGCTACTGTGGCCCGCGGTATTGACCCACTTTGGCAAAACAACCCCACCTTAGTCGTTATTTTATTAGGCGGTTTAACCACTAATTTTATTTGGTGTTTGTACCTGAATATTCGAAATAAAACGGGCGGCGATTACATTAATACTCAAACGCCTTTAGCTAAAAATTATTTATTTTCGGCTATTGCCGGTACCACCTGGTATTTACAATTCTTTTTTTACGGTATGGGCGAGAGTTTATTTTCGGCTAATGGCCTGGGCTTTTCTAGCTGGACCCTGCACATGGCTTTTATTATAATCGTGAGTAATATCTGGGGTATTTATTTTAACGAATGGAAGGGAGCCAGCCCAAGAACCATGCGGGTAATTATTTTAGGAATAGCTACTGTTATTGCCTCCACCATGGTAGTAGGCTACGGTAACTACCTGGCATCATAG
- a CDS encoding bifunctional aldolase/short-chain dehydrogenase, with the protein MNMDNSAATTTFKYVSYLWDEQEASALQHDEVALLIYRSNLLGADLRLTNYAGGNTSCKVYQPDPLTGQDVEVMWVKGSGGDLGTLKKSGLAALYVDKLHSLKNRYRGLAHEDEMVALFNHCIYDLDSKAPSIDTPLHAFLPFKHIDHLHPDAIIAIAAAKDGEQITKELFGGKVAWVPWQRPGFDLGLQMEKAVQDNPGITGIILGSHGLFTWGDTAYESYINTLETIEKASEYLQQNYGKKRPNFGGAKLNSLPSEERLNKASELIPVLRGLCSSQNRMIGHFTDDERVLEYINSNDLATLAPLGTSCPDHFLRTKIRPLVLNLTPDANISDPEKLKTQLTEQFEAYRADYTAYYERSKHDNSPAVRDANPVIIIYPGVGMFSFAKDKQTARVASEFYINAINVMRGAEAISEYRGLPEQEAFDIEYWLLEEAKLQRMPKEKPLSRKIALITGGSGGIGKAIADKLAQEGACVVMADMRENDIQEAQTEFNKKFGRDTAATAVVDVTNAQAINNTFRTANLAFGGVDIVVNCAGLSISKPLMDTTEADYDILQDVLVKGQFLVSQQGVRIMRKQQLGGDIVNIVSKNALVSGPNNVAYGTAKAAQLHMSRLMASELGPDKIRVNVVNPDAVIRGSKIWESGWAEGRAKAYGISIAELPAYYAKRTVLNEELLAEDMANAVFLYVGGLLNKSTGNVLNVDGGVPAAFVR; encoded by the coding sequence ATGAACATGGATAATTCGGCCGCAACCACCACATTTAAATACGTAAGTTATCTTTGGGATGAGCAAGAAGCTAGTGCTTTACAACACGACGAGGTAGCTCTGTTAATTTACCGATCTAATTTATTGGGGGCTGACCTCCGTTTAACGAATTATGCCGGGGGCAATACCAGTTGTAAGGTGTATCAACCAGACCCATTAACCGGACAAGACGTTGAAGTAATGTGGGTAAAAGGTTCCGGCGGTGACCTGGGTACTTTAAAGAAAAGCGGTTTAGCCGCTTTGTACGTCGATAAGTTACACAGCCTTAAAAATCGTTACCGGGGCCTGGCCCACGAAGACGAAATGGTAGCTTTGTTTAACCATTGTATCTATGACTTAGATTCAAAAGCGCCTTCTATTGATACTCCTTTGCACGCATTTTTGCCTTTTAAACACATTGACCACCTGCATCCGGATGCAATTATAGCCATTGCAGCAGCAAAAGACGGCGAGCAAATTACTAAAGAATTATTCGGTGGCAAAGTTGCCTGGGTACCGTGGCAGCGGCCCGGTTTTGATTTAGGCCTGCAAATGGAAAAAGCAGTGCAGGACAATCCGGGCATTACGGGTATAATTCTGGGCAGTCATGGTTTATTTACCTGGGGCGATACCGCTTATGAAAGCTACATTAATACTCTGGAAACCATTGAAAAAGCATCAGAATACTTGCAACAAAATTACGGCAAAAAACGGCCAAATTTTGGTGGTGCTAAATTAAATTCTTTACCCTCCGAAGAACGCTTAAATAAAGCCAGTGAGTTAATTCCTGTTCTGAGAGGATTGTGTTCTAGCCAAAATCGCATGATAGGGCATTTTACCGACGATGAGCGGGTGCTGGAATATATTAATAGCAACGATTTAGCAACTCTGGCTCCTCTGGGAACCAGTTGCCCTGACCATTTTCTGCGAACTAAAATTCGTCCTCTGGTTCTGAACCTGACTCCAGATGCCAATATATCCGATCCTGAAAAGTTAAAGACACAATTAACAGAACAATTTGAAGCCTACCGCGCCGATTATACAGCTTATTACGAGCGCAGTAAACACGATAATAGCCCGGCCGTGCGCGATGCTAACCCGGTAATTATTATTTACCCCGGCGTAGGCATGTTCTCCTTTGCTAAAGACAAACAAACTGCCCGGGTAGCCAGTGAATTTTACATTAATGCCATAAATGTAATGCGGGGAGCAGAGGCTATTTCCGAGTACCGTGGTTTACCGGAGCAGGAGGCTTTTGATATTGAATACTGGCTTTTAGAAGAAGCGAAATTGCAGCGGATGCCCAAAGAAAAACCTTTGTCACGTAAAATTGCTTTAATCACCGGCGGTAGCGGCGGTATTGGCAAAGCCATTGCTGATAAATTAGCGCAGGAAGGTGCTTGTGTAGTAATGGCCGACATGCGGGAAAACGACATCCAGGAAGCTCAAACTGAATTTAATAAAAAATTCGGCCGCGATACCGCTGCTACTGCAGTAGTAGATGTAACCAATGCCCAAGCCATTAACAATACTTTCCGAACCGCTAACCTGGCCTTTGGTGGCGTTGATATTGTGGTGAACTGCGCAGGTCTGTCTATTTCAAAACCTTTAATGGATACCACGGAAGCTGATTATGATATTTTGCAGGATGTTCTGGTAAAAGGACAATTCTTAGTGTCGCAGCAAGGCGTACGCATTATGCGGAAGCAGCAACTAGGCGGCGATATAGTAAATATTGTAAGTAAAAATGCATTGGTATCCGGTCCGAATAATGTGGCATACGGCACGGCTAAAGCAGCTCAATTACACATGTCGCGGTTAATGGCCTCAGAATTAGGACCGGATAAAATTCGGGTAAACGTGGTTAATCCGGATGCCGTAATCCGGGGCAGTAAGATTTGGGAAAGCGGCTGGGCAGAAGGTCGGGCGAAAGCTTACGGCATTAGCATTGCCGAATTGCCTGCTTACTACGCCAAACGTACAGTTCTAAACGAAGAGTTGCTGGCCGAAGATATGGCGAATGCCGTATTTTTATACGTGGGCGGCTTACTAAATAAAAGCACGGGCAACGTGCTAAACGTAGATGGTGGCGTTCCGGCAGCCTTTGTTCGGTAA
- a CDS encoding sugar isomerase: MILDKSRIDEHNDQLAAKQQQKFKFLATTLQDEGQDVTALLEQISAFQIAIPSWALGTGGTRFGRFSGGGEPRSLEEKIEDVGLLHALNQSSGAISLHIPWDIPQNATAIKQLAASFELQFDAVNSNTFQDQEGQEHSYKYGSLSHADKQVRDQAIAHNIEVVKHGIDLGSKALTIWLSDGTDFPGQQNFRHSFQRTLDSFHQIYAALPDDWKVFIEYKPYEPHFYSTVVADWGTSLLFCQKLGEKALGLVDLGHHLPNTNIEQIVSRFLMEGKLGGFHFNDSKYGDDDLTVGSMRPFQLFLIFNELVEGMSSKEVQNPPLSWMIDASHNVKDPLEDLLQSVEAIKIAYAQALIIDRKKLEAAQEQNDTTVAQEILQHAFRTDVRPLLAQARLESGAAIDPLAFYRQNTIRQELIRQRGIKTYTTGL, encoded by the coding sequence ATGATTCTGGATAAATCACGGATTGATGAGCATAACGATCAACTAGCCGCTAAACAGCAGCAGAAGTTCAAGTTTCTGGCGACTACTTTACAAGACGAGGGACAAGATGTAACGGCCTTGCTGGAACAAATATCCGCTTTCCAGATTGCTATCCCTAGTTGGGCCTTGGGTACCGGAGGTACGCGCTTTGGCCGGTTTTCGGGCGGTGGGGAGCCCCGTAGCCTGGAAGAAAAAATAGAAGATGTTGGTTTACTTCACGCTTTAAACCAATCCAGCGGTGCTATTTCGCTGCATATTCCCTGGGATATTCCGCAAAATGCAACGGCTATAAAACAACTAGCTGCTTCTTTCGAATTACAGTTCGATGCCGTTAATTCCAACACTTTCCAAGATCAGGAAGGTCAAGAACATTCTTACAAATATGGTTCGTTATCGCATGCCGATAAGCAAGTGCGTGACCAAGCTATTGCGCATAATATAGAAGTTGTTAAACACGGAATTGATTTAGGTTCTAAAGCTTTAACTATTTGGTTGTCTGATGGTACCGATTTTCCGGGTCAGCAAAATTTCAGACATTCTTTTCAGCGTACCCTGGATTCTTTTCACCAGATTTACGCTGCCTTACCCGATGATTGGAAAGTTTTTATTGAGTATAAACCCTACGAACCGCACTTTTACTCTACTGTAGTAGCCGATTGGGGCACCTCCCTCCTTTTTTGCCAAAAATTAGGGGAAAAAGCGTTAGGCCTGGTAGATTTAGGTCACCATTTACCCAATACAAATATTGAACAAATTGTATCGAGGTTCTTAATGGAAGGCAAACTAGGCGGTTTTCACTTTAACGATTCTAAGTACGGCGACGACGATCTTACCGTAGGTTCCATGCGGCCTTTTCAGCTTTTCTTAATATTTAATGAATTAGTAGAAGGCATGTCGAGCAAGGAGGTACAAAATCCGCCGCTTAGCTGGATGATTGATGCCAGCCATAACGTTAAAGATCCTTTAGAAGATTTATTGCAATCGGTAGAAGCCATTAAAATAGCGTATGCCCAGGCACTTATCATCGACCGCAAAAAACTGGAAGCAGCGCAGGAACAAAACGATACTACTGTAGCCCAGGAAATTTTACAACATGCCTTCCGGACCGATGTTCGTCCTTTGTTGGCCCAGGCCCGACTGGAAAGTGGAGCAGCCATTGATCCTCTTGCTTTTTACCGGCAAAATACAATCCGGCAAGAATTAATAAGGCAGCGCGGGATCAAAACTTATACAACCGGTCTGTAG
- a CDS encoding FGGY-family carbohydrate kinase, with the protein METCVAIFDIGKTNKKCVLFNQSYNIIHEIETRFPEITDEDGHPAEDLPALTTWLKTTWQNLEADTRFNIIGVNFTTYGASFVHLNAQNKPATPLYSYLKPYPEDLHEQFHQQYGSVLSFAAQTASPPLGMLNSGLQIYWLKYKRPELFSQIQTSMHLPQYCAFLFTGHKVSEYTSIGCHTGLWDYTNNFYHRWVYQEDVIRLLPQITEHGTTFEVRFRENRIPAGIGLHDSSAALIPYLKKYTEPFLLLSTGTWGITLNPFAKAALTEEMLQQDCLNYFTYDGNPVRASRVFIGNEHEIQTKKLANYFQKPSDYFKTVVYNPNLVRATVAEVSPGVSNQTTATQTNPQLAISLDLSLYNSYEEAYHALMVNILEPQIKAIHLASEYRLDAFNYLLVDGGFCKNKIFMHLLQEAFPKLQLVVSENSQGTALGAAMVLNAW; encoded by the coding sequence ATGGAGACGTGTGTAGCAATTTTTGATATTGGTAAAACGAACAAGAAATGCGTTCTTTTTAATCAATCTTATAACATTATACACGAAATAGAAACTCGTTTTCCGGAAATAACGGATGAGGATGGGCATCCGGCCGAAGACTTACCCGCTTTAACAACCTGGCTGAAAACCACCTGGCAAAACCTTGAAGCAGATACCCGTTTTAATATAATTGGCGTTAATTTTACAACGTATGGCGCCAGTTTCGTGCATTTAAATGCGCAAAATAAACCGGCTACTCCGTTATATTCTTACTTAAAGCCATACCCGGAAGACCTGCATGAGCAATTTCACCAACAGTATGGCTCGGTACTGTCGTTTGCTGCTCAAACCGCTTCGCCTCCGTTAGGTATGTTAAATTCCGGTTTACAAATTTACTGGCTTAAATATAAAAGGCCGGAGCTATTTAGCCAGATACAAACGTCCATGCATTTGCCCCAGTACTGTGCTTTTCTGTTTACGGGCCATAAAGTTTCGGAATATACCAGTATCGGTTGCCATACCGGCTTGTGGGATTATACTAATAACTTTTACCATCGCTGGGTATATCAGGAAGATGTTATCCGCTTATTACCACAAATTACCGAACACGGCACTACCTTTGAAGTTCGTTTCCGGGAGAATAGAATTCCGGCCGGTATTGGATTACACGATAGTTCTGCCGCTTTAATTCCTTACTTAAAAAAATATACCGAACCTTTTTTATTACTTTCTACGGGCACCTGGGGGATTACTTTAAATCCGTTTGCCAAAGCTGCTTTAACCGAAGAAATGTTGCAACAGGATTGTCTTAACTATTTTACCTACGACGGTAATCCGGTACGGGCTTCCCGGGTTTTTATTGGCAACGAACACGAAATACAAACCAAAAAATTAGCGAACTATTTTCAAAAACCAAGTGATTATTTTAAAACAGTCGTTTACAATCCTAACCTGGTACGGGCAACTGTAGCTGAAGTAAGCCCAGGAGTTTCAAACCAAACTACCGCCACCCAAACCAACCCCCAACTTGCTATTTCTCTGGATTTAAGCTTATATAATTCGTACGAGGAAGCCTACCATGCCTTAATGGTAAATATACTGGAACCCCAGATAAAAGCCATTCACCTGGCCAGTGAGTACCGCCTAGATGCCTTTAACTACCTGTTAGTAGACGGAGGATTTTGTAAGAATAAGATATTTATGCATTTACTCCAGGAAGCATTTCCTAAACTGCAATTAGTAGTTTCTGAAAATTCCCAGGGTACGGCTCTGGGTGCTGCCATGGTACTAAATGCCTGGTAA